One part of the Flavobacterium johnsoniae UW101 genome encodes these proteins:
- a CDS encoding ATP-binding protein, translating into MKKAGFVFLFFISISVFAQQEPNLARLKTRNEKLKAWLKYTEEFLDLEDYPKLIAASQKGIILSKNHPVYTSRFYLYIGTAYEFSNNQYQKALVNYEESLKYARKAHHLQNETSALMRLNYIYYSLNDTLKRKDLIVYIKQVLDTTKNIYTQAVLNGSLGEYYLDYAQYENFINYQLKAINYKKQLERSIANTENIGVSYCQIASAYIKMKQFDKAIEYLNEARPYIKTSPYVSAFSCNYYMQCFAAQKKPDSIKKYYALVYSYPTAKDSLFLNLSFANQSMSKFYAGQGQINTAYDYAKKAVSFGQKSTDEEILMEANAIMGKVLYEKGEYKNAIETLKKASVNALNYDKESFVNINKQLSESYAALGLWKEAFRYNEIYSKYNDEILNESAKQNIANAEARYQNKTKQQKIKNLASENTIKNIQIAEAKKQRIYLISGLALVGIIGLLLFRQNQNRKKTNQKLQVLNQELDEANKIKARFFSILNHDLRSPISNLIHFLHLQKENPELLDEETAARMQTKIISGAENLLSSMEDILLWSKGQMENFKPRFKEIPVESIFSDTQKHFSSNENISISFENPENLILHTDENYLKTIIRNLTGNAIKALEKRENPKIIWKAQQADNQTLLSITDNGSGGNQEKFKALYDDSEVIGIKTGLGLHLIRDLATAINCKIEVSSKPDLGTTFTIVFKHIET; encoded by the coding sequence ATGAAAAAAGCCGGATTTGTGTTTTTGTTTTTTATCAGTATTTCTGTTTTTGCACAGCAGGAACCAAATTTAGCAAGACTTAAAACCAGAAACGAAAAACTAAAAGCCTGGCTCAAATACACTGAAGAATTTTTAGATTTAGAAGATTATCCAAAACTCATCGCTGCCTCTCAAAAAGGAATAATATTATCTAAAAATCATCCCGTTTATACAAGCAGATTTTATCTTTATATAGGTACTGCTTATGAATTCAGCAATAATCAATATCAAAAAGCCTTGGTTAATTATGAAGAATCTTTAAAATATGCCCGTAAAGCACATCATCTTCAAAATGAAACTTCGGCTTTAATGAGGCTTAATTATATTTATTATTCGCTGAATGATACTTTAAAAAGAAAAGACTTAATTGTTTATATAAAACAAGTTCTTGATACTACAAAAAATATTTATACTCAGGCTGTTCTTAACGGAAGTTTAGGTGAATATTACCTTGATTATGCTCAATATGAGAATTTTATTAATTATCAATTAAAAGCGATCAATTATAAAAAACAACTTGAAAGAAGCATCGCAAATACCGAAAATATTGGTGTTTCTTATTGTCAGATTGCGAGTGCTTACATCAAAATGAAACAATTTGATAAAGCAATTGAGTACTTAAATGAAGCAAGACCTTATATAAAAACATCTCCTTATGTAAGCGCTTTTTCATGTAACTATTATATGCAGTGTTTTGCAGCGCAGAAAAAACCAGACAGTATAAAAAAGTATTACGCCTTAGTTTATTCTTACCCTACTGCCAAAGATTCTTTGTTTCTTAATTTGAGTTTTGCCAATCAAAGTATGTCTAAATTTTATGCAGGCCAAGGTCAGATAAATACAGCTTATGATTATGCTAAAAAAGCGGTTTCATTTGGACAAAAATCAACAGATGAAGAGATTTTAATGGAAGCTAACGCTATAATGGGAAAGGTTTTATATGAAAAAGGAGAGTATAAAAATGCTATTGAAACACTTAAAAAAGCATCTGTAAACGCACTCAATTATGATAAAGAATCATTTGTAAACATTAACAAACAGCTATCTGAAAGTTATGCTGCTCTTGGTCTTTGGAAAGAGGCATTTCGATATAACGAAATTTACAGCAAATACAACGACGAAATACTGAACGAATCGGCGAAACAAAATATTGCGAATGCCGAAGCCCGTTATCAGAATAAAACGAAACAACAGAAAATCAAGAATCTTGCGAGCGAAAATACAATCAAAAACATTCAGATTGCAGAAGCTAAAAAGCAGCGTATTTATTTAATTTCAGGACTTGCACTGGTTGGTATTATCGGATTATTGCTGTTCAGGCAAAATCAAAACAGAAAAAAAACCAATCAGAAATTACAGGTTTTAAATCAGGAACTGGACGAAGCCAATAAAATCAAAGCAAGGTTTTTCAGTATTTTAAATCATGATTTAAGAAGTCCTATTTCAAATCTGATTCACTTTTTACATCTCCAAAAAGAAAATCCTGAATTGTTAGATGAAGAAACCGCGGCGAGAATGCAGACTAAAATTATTTCGGGAGCAGAGAATTTATTATCCTCCATGGAAGATATTCTGCTTTGGAGCAAAGGACAGATGGAAAACTTCAAACCTCGTTTTAAAGAAATTCCTGTAGAATCTATATTTTCAGATACGCAGAAACATTTTTCGAGTAATGAGAACATCTCAATTTCATTTGAGAACCCCGAAAATCTCATTTTACATACAGATGAAAATTATCTAAAAACCATCATCAGAAACTTAACGGGAAATGCCATAAAAGCACTCGAAAAAAGAGAAAATCCAAAAATAATCTGGAAAGCCCAGCAGGCAGACAACCAAACATTGCTTTCTATAACCGATAACGGTTCAGGTGGAAATCAGGAAAAATTCAAAGCCCTTTACGACGATTCAGAGGTTATCGGAATTAAAACCGGATTAGGATTACATCTTATACGTGATCTCGCAACAGCAATCAATTGTAAAATCGAAGTCTCTTCAAAACCAGATTTAGGAACAACATTTACTATTGTTTTTAAACACATAGAGACATAG
- the trxA gene encoding thioredoxin has protein sequence MALAITDATFDEVVLKSDKPVMVDFWAAWCGPCRMVGPIIDQLSDEYAGKVVVGKVDVDANQEFAAKYGVRNIPTVLVFHNGEVVGKQVGVAPKQTYADSLDALL, from the coding sequence ATGGCATTAGCAATAACAGATGCTACTTTTGACGAAGTAGTTTTAAAATCAGATAAACCAGTAATGGTGGATTTTTGGGCAGCATGGTGCGGTCCTTGTAGAATGGTTGGTCCAATCATTGACCAATTAAGCGATGAATATGCAGGAAAAGTTGTGGTTGGTAAAGTTGATGTAGATGCTAACCAGGAATTTGCTGCTAAATATGGTGTGCGTAACATACCAACCGTTTTGGTGTTTCATAACGGTGAAGTAGTAGGAAAACAAGTTGGAGTTGCTCCAAAACAAACCTACGCTGACAGCTTAGACGCTTTGTTGTAA
- a CDS encoding LytR/AlgR family response regulator transcription factor: protein MMKKYTCIIIDDDEIDRLTVLSFAKKFPILDILGVFDSAEEALPFIEKQKVDILFLDIDMPELNGIEFRKQAMEIPVCIFITAHPEHAVESFQIETLDFIVKPLKLERFAQTVNRIEEFMEIRLKASLFEASIGGDTIYIKEGHDQTKVKLHEILYLEALKDYTLIITDKKRHCVLSSIGNLLKEDHFQSFIRIHRSYAVQKQFIQKMNSTEIILNNNITIPVGRSYKENLNLI from the coding sequence ATGATGAAAAAATACACTTGTATTATTATTGATGACGACGAAATCGACAGGCTGACTGTATTGTCTTTTGCAAAAAAATTCCCGATTCTGGATATTTTAGGTGTTTTTGATTCTGCCGAAGAAGCACTTCCTTTTATAGAAAAACAAAAAGTTGATATTTTGTTTCTGGATATTGATATGCCAGAATTAAACGGTATTGAATTCAGAAAACAAGCAATGGAAATTCCGGTTTGTATTTTTATTACCGCGCATCCCGAACATGCGGTTGAAAGTTTTCAGATAGAAACGCTTGATTTTATTGTAAAACCATTAAAACTGGAACGTTTCGCCCAAACTGTAAACCGAATTGAAGAGTTTATGGAAATTCGGTTAAAAGCTTCTCTCTTTGAAGCCAGCATTGGCGGTGATACGATTTATATAAAAGAAGGCCACGACCAGACCAAAGTTAAACTTCACGAGATCTTATATCTCGAAGCTTTAAAGGACTATACTTTGATTATTACCGATAAAAAAAGACATTGTGTTCTATCAAGTATTGGTAATCTTTTAAAAGAAGATCATTTCCAATCTTTTATACGAATTCATAGAAGTTATGCCGTTCAAAAGCAGTTTATTCAAAAAATGAATTCGACAGAAATCATTTTAAACAATAATATTACAATTCCGGTTGGCAGAAGTTATAAAGAAAACCTAAACCTGATTTAG